A genomic segment from Ciona intestinalis chromosome 10, KH, whole genome shotgun sequence encodes:
- the LOC100180789 gene encoding ATP-sensitive inward rectifier potassium channel 12-like isoform X4, whose protein sequence is MMTYHMEEDDQVKERSNLISHKGVRFIKKTGHCNVSHSNLTDKPRRFIADIFTTGVDLKWRWNLFVFSAAFVVSWICFALVFWLISYLHGDFAVRAANESFTPCVNNLDINHPFTSSFLFSLETQTTIGYGFRVVTEECPFTVFMVVVQSVFGCILDAFMIGLIMAKISRPKKRAETLMFSNKAVINMRDGQLCLMVRVGNLRKSHLVEATIRMQYIHSRETLEGEFIPLEQIDLHLDLKNDSDRLFLVTPQTICHPIDENSPLWELNAEDLPHANFEVILILEGMVEATGMTTQARASYLPNEILWGHRFQNMISFTRNNGYKVNFGKFNKTYMTPNSPHQSAKYLSCASNSEMNTLVESSMNNNKKNRQADSESSSIRSSIHSHQHDPSSSASDGKDSGYTAVEDLTRAYSSQTLNTENNKVLTSTTSLSDESEDNKTVSESERMGSLVNSRKSLPSSELLVDVAEEISPGKGATLVRVGEIELHKAPSNGSLKTSSSFRSAINKSNPQYSDVTVQQAKSSDDIRLLLMRGRSGDEQLAQSNAEKSFIECENNALCV, encoded by the exons ATGATGACATATCACATGGAAGAAGATGATCAAGTAAAAGAGAGAAGTAATCTTATATCACATAAGGGTgtcag atttataaaaaagaccGGACATTGCAATGTTAGCCATTCAAATTTAACAGACAAACCACGAAGGTTTATCGCAGATATTTTTACAACTGGTGTTGATTTAAAATGGAGATGGAACCTTTTTGTATTTAGTGCTGCGTTTGTTGTAAG tTGGATTTGTTTTGCTCTTGTCTTTTGGTTGATATCATATCTTCATGGTGATTTTGCCGTTCGAGCTGCGAATGAATCTTTTACACCCTGCGTTAACAACCTTGATATAAATCATCCTTTCACTTCTTCATTTCTATTCTCCTTGGAAACACAAACTACCATAG GATACGGATTCCGGGTAGTAACAGAGGAATGTCCATTCACTGTCTTTATGGTTGTTGTACAGTCTGTATTCGGATGCATTCTTGATGCTTTTATGATTGGTCTCATTATGGCAAAAATTTCAAG ACCAAAGAAAAGAGCAGAAACTTTGATGTTCAGCAACAAGGCCGTCATTAATATGAGAGATGGCCAATTATGTTTGATGGTGCGAGTTGGAAACTTAAGAAAAAGTCATCTTGTTGAAGCAACCATCAG gatgcaatacattcattcacgAGAAACTCTTGAAGGAGAATTCATTCCCCTTGAACAAATAGATCTTCACTTGGATCTAAAGAATGATTCTGATCGACTTTTTCTTGTAACCCCACAAACAATTTGTCATCCAATTGACGAGAACAGTCCACTGTGGGAGCTTAATGCAGAGGATCTACCTCATGCGAATTTTGAG GTAATCCTCATCTTAGAGGGCATGGTGGAAGCCACAGGCATGACAACTCAGGCAAGAGCATCATATCTTCCAAATGAAATTCTATGGGGTCATCGGTTTCAGAATATGATTTCATTTACCAGGAACAATGGATATAAAGTCAACTTTGGGAAATTTAACAAG ACATATATGACACCAAACTCGCCTCATCAAAGTGCAAAATACTTGAGTTGTGCATCCAATTCAGAAATGAATACTTTGGTGGAATCTTCAatgaacaacaacaagaaaaatagACAAGCAGACAGCGAAAGCTCAAGTATTAG aaGTTCAATCCACAGTCACCAACATGATCCATCATCCAGTGCATCAGATGGTAAAGACTCAGGTTATACTGCAGTGGAAGATTTAACAAGAGCTTATAGTTCACAAACACTGAACACAGAGAACAACAAAGTG TTAACTTCGACCACTTCATTATCTGACGAATCTGAAGacaataaaactgtttccgAGTCAGAGCGTATGGGCTCACTTGTAAATTCGAGGAAATCTTTGCCGTCGTCAGAACTCCTGGTTGACGTCGCCGAAGAAATAAGTCCGGGAAAAGGTGCGACGCTGGTTCGTGTGGGCGAAATAGAGCTGCACAAAGCGCCATCTAACGGCTCGCTTAAAACGTCGTCATCGTTCCGAAGCGCGATCAATAAATCCAACCCTCAGTACAGTGACGTTACAGTCCAACAAGCGAAATCTTCCGACGACATCAGACTATTATTGATGCGCGGTCGCTCGGGAGATGAGCAATTGGCACAAAGTAACGCCGAAAAATCTTTTATCGAGTGCGAAAACAATGCTCTTTGCGTGTAA
- the LOC100180789 gene encoding ATP-sensitive inward rectifier potassium channel 12-like isoform X1, with protein sequence MDNMGLRRGRVENYGLPGLRHSSLRNGCTLRNISELPSVSGSVEIHNQSNMNNLRKVSNSSSLQGMMTYHMEEDDQVKERSNLISHKGVRFIKKTGHCNVSHSNLTDKPRRFIADIFTTGVDLKWRWNLFVFSAAFVVSWICFALVFWLISYLHGDFAVRAANESFTPCVNNLDINHPFTSSFLFSLETQTTIGYGFRVVTEECPFTVFMVVVQSVFGCILDAFMIGLIMAKISRPKKRAETLMFSNKAVINMRDGQLCLMVRVGNLRKSHLVEATIRMQYIHSRETLEGEFIPLEQIDLHLDLKNDSDRLFLVTPQTICHPIDENSPLWELNAEDLPHANFEVILILEGMVEATGMTTQARASYLPNEILWGHRFQNMISFTRNNGYKVNFGKFNKTYMTPNSPHQSAKYLSCASNSEMNTLVESSMNNNKKNRQADSESSSIRSSIHSHQHDPSSSASDGKDSGYTAVEDLTRAYSSQTLNTENNKVLTSTTSLSDESEDNKTVSESERMGSLVNSRKSLPSSELLVDVAEEISPGKGATLVRVGEIELHKAPSNGSLKTSSSFRSAINKSNPQYSDVTVQQAKSSDDIRLLLMRGRSGDEQLAQSNAEKSFIECENNALCV encoded by the exons ATGGACAACATGGGGTTAAGACGCGGTCGTGTGGAAAACTACGGTTTGCCCGGATTGAGACATTCATCGTTACGTAATGG ATGTACGTTAAGAAATATATCTGAATTGCCTAGCGTGAGTGGAAGCGTGGAAATTCACAATCAAAGCAACATGAACAACTTGCGGAAAGTAAG TAACAGCAGCAGTCTTCAGGGCATGATGACATATCACATGGAAGAAGATGATCAAGTAAAAGAGAGAAGTAATCTTATATCACATAAGGGTgtcag atttataaaaaagaccGGACATTGCAATGTTAGCCATTCAAATTTAACAGACAAACCACGAAGGTTTATCGCAGATATTTTTACAACTGGTGTTGATTTAAAATGGAGATGGAACCTTTTTGTATTTAGTGCTGCGTTTGTTGTAAG tTGGATTTGTTTTGCTCTTGTCTTTTGGTTGATATCATATCTTCATGGTGATTTTGCCGTTCGAGCTGCGAATGAATCTTTTACACCCTGCGTTAACAACCTTGATATAAATCATCCTTTCACTTCTTCATTTCTATTCTCCTTGGAAACACAAACTACCATAG GATACGGATTCCGGGTAGTAACAGAGGAATGTCCATTCACTGTCTTTATGGTTGTTGTACAGTCTGTATTCGGATGCATTCTTGATGCTTTTATGATTGGTCTCATTATGGCAAAAATTTCAAG ACCAAAGAAAAGAGCAGAAACTTTGATGTTCAGCAACAAGGCCGTCATTAATATGAGAGATGGCCAATTATGTTTGATGGTGCGAGTTGGAAACTTAAGAAAAAGTCATCTTGTTGAAGCAACCATCAG gatgcaatacattcattcacgAGAAACTCTTGAAGGAGAATTCATTCCCCTTGAACAAATAGATCTTCACTTGGATCTAAAGAATGATTCTGATCGACTTTTTCTTGTAACCCCACAAACAATTTGTCATCCAATTGACGAGAACAGTCCACTGTGGGAGCTTAATGCAGAGGATCTACCTCATGCGAATTTTGAG GTAATCCTCATCTTAGAGGGCATGGTGGAAGCCACAGGCATGACAACTCAGGCAAGAGCATCATATCTTCCAAATGAAATTCTATGGGGTCATCGGTTTCAGAATATGATTTCATTTACCAGGAACAATGGATATAAAGTCAACTTTGGGAAATTTAACAAG ACATATATGACACCAAACTCGCCTCATCAAAGTGCAAAATACTTGAGTTGTGCATCCAATTCAGAAATGAATACTTTGGTGGAATCTTCAatgaacaacaacaagaaaaatagACAAGCAGACAGCGAAAGCTCAAGTATTAG aaGTTCAATCCACAGTCACCAACATGATCCATCATCCAGTGCATCAGATGGTAAAGACTCAGGTTATACTGCAGTGGAAGATTTAACAAGAGCTTATAGTTCACAAACACTGAACACAGAGAACAACAAAGTG TTAACTTCGACCACTTCATTATCTGACGAATCTGAAGacaataaaactgtttccgAGTCAGAGCGTATGGGCTCACTTGTAAATTCGAGGAAATCTTTGCCGTCGTCAGAACTCCTGGTTGACGTCGCCGAAGAAATAAGTCCGGGAAAAGGTGCGACGCTGGTTCGTGTGGGCGAAATAGAGCTGCACAAAGCGCCATCTAACGGCTCGCTTAAAACGTCGTCATCGTTCCGAAGCGCGATCAATAAATCCAACCCTCAGTACAGTGACGTTACAGTCCAACAAGCGAAATCTTCCGACGACATCAGACTATTATTGATGCGCGGTCGCTCGGGAGATGAGCAATTGGCACAAAGTAACGCCGAAAAATCTTTTATCGAGTGCGAAAACAATGCTCTTTGCGTGTAA
- the LOC100180789 gene encoding ATP-sensitive inward rectifier potassium channel 12-like isoform X3, whose protein sequence is MTSNRCTLRNISELPSVSGSVEIHNQSNMNNLRKVSNSSSLQGMMTYHMEEDDQVKERSNLISHKGVRFIKKTGHCNVSHSNLTDKPRRFIADIFTTGVDLKWRWNLFVFSAAFVVSWICFALVFWLISYLHGDFAVRAANESFTPCVNNLDINHPFTSSFLFSLETQTTIGYGFRVVTEECPFTVFMVVVQSVFGCILDAFMIGLIMAKISRPKKRAETLMFSNKAVINMRDGQLCLMVRVGNLRKSHLVEATIRMQYIHSRETLEGEFIPLEQIDLHLDLKNDSDRLFLVTPQTICHPIDENSPLWELNAEDLPHANFEVILILEGMVEATGMTTQARASYLPNEILWGHRFQNMISFTRNNGYKVNFGKFNKTYMTPNSPHQSAKYLSCASNSEMNTLVESSMNNNKKNRQADSESSSIRSSIHSHQHDPSSSASDGKDSGYTAVEDLTRAYSSQTLNTENNKVLTSTTSLSDESEDNKTVSESERMGSLVNSRKSLPSSELLVDVAEEISPGKGATLVRVGEIELHKAPSNGSLKTSSSFRSAINKSNPQYSDVTVQQAKSSDDIRLLLMRGRSGDEQLAQSNAEKSFIECENNALCV, encoded by the exons ATGACGTCAAATAG ATGTACGTTAAGAAATATATCTGAATTGCCTAGCGTGAGTGGAAGCGTGGAAATTCACAATCAAAGCAACATGAACAACTTGCGGAAAGTAAG TAACAGCAGCAGTCTTCAGGGCATGATGACATATCACATGGAAGAAGATGATCAAGTAAAAGAGAGAAGTAATCTTATATCACATAAGGGTgtcag atttataaaaaagaccGGACATTGCAATGTTAGCCATTCAAATTTAACAGACAAACCACGAAGGTTTATCGCAGATATTTTTACAACTGGTGTTGATTTAAAATGGAGATGGAACCTTTTTGTATTTAGTGCTGCGTTTGTTGTAAG tTGGATTTGTTTTGCTCTTGTCTTTTGGTTGATATCATATCTTCATGGTGATTTTGCCGTTCGAGCTGCGAATGAATCTTTTACACCCTGCGTTAACAACCTTGATATAAATCATCCTTTCACTTCTTCATTTCTATTCTCCTTGGAAACACAAACTACCATAG GATACGGATTCCGGGTAGTAACAGAGGAATGTCCATTCACTGTCTTTATGGTTGTTGTACAGTCTGTATTCGGATGCATTCTTGATGCTTTTATGATTGGTCTCATTATGGCAAAAATTTCAAG ACCAAAGAAAAGAGCAGAAACTTTGATGTTCAGCAACAAGGCCGTCATTAATATGAGAGATGGCCAATTATGTTTGATGGTGCGAGTTGGAAACTTAAGAAAAAGTCATCTTGTTGAAGCAACCATCAG gatgcaatacattcattcacgAGAAACTCTTGAAGGAGAATTCATTCCCCTTGAACAAATAGATCTTCACTTGGATCTAAAGAATGATTCTGATCGACTTTTTCTTGTAACCCCACAAACAATTTGTCATCCAATTGACGAGAACAGTCCACTGTGGGAGCTTAATGCAGAGGATCTACCTCATGCGAATTTTGAG GTAATCCTCATCTTAGAGGGCATGGTGGAAGCCACAGGCATGACAACTCAGGCAAGAGCATCATATCTTCCAAATGAAATTCTATGGGGTCATCGGTTTCAGAATATGATTTCATTTACCAGGAACAATGGATATAAAGTCAACTTTGGGAAATTTAACAAG ACATATATGACACCAAACTCGCCTCATCAAAGTGCAAAATACTTGAGTTGTGCATCCAATTCAGAAATGAATACTTTGGTGGAATCTTCAatgaacaacaacaagaaaaatagACAAGCAGACAGCGAAAGCTCAAGTATTAG aaGTTCAATCCACAGTCACCAACATGATCCATCATCCAGTGCATCAGATGGTAAAGACTCAGGTTATACTGCAGTGGAAGATTTAACAAGAGCTTATAGTTCACAAACACTGAACACAGAGAACAACAAAGTG TTAACTTCGACCACTTCATTATCTGACGAATCTGAAGacaataaaactgtttccgAGTCAGAGCGTATGGGCTCACTTGTAAATTCGAGGAAATCTTTGCCGTCGTCAGAACTCCTGGTTGACGTCGCCGAAGAAATAAGTCCGGGAAAAGGTGCGACGCTGGTTCGTGTGGGCGAAATAGAGCTGCACAAAGCGCCATCTAACGGCTCGCTTAAAACGTCGTCATCGTTCCGAAGCGCGATCAATAAATCCAACCCTCAGTACAGTGACGTTACAGTCCAACAAGCGAAATCTTCCGACGACATCAGACTATTATTGATGCGCGGTCGCTCGGGAGATGAGCAATTGGCACAAAGTAACGCCGAAAAATCTTTTATCGAGTGCGAAAACAATGCTCTTTGCGTGTAA
- the LOC100180789 gene encoding ATP-sensitive inward rectifier potassium channel 12-like isoform X2 gives MDNMGLRRGRVENYGLPGLRHSSLRNGCTLRNISELPSVSGSVEIHNQSNMNNLRKVSNSSSLQGMMTYHMEEDDQVKERSNLISHKGVRFIKKTGHCNVSHSNLTDKPRRFIADIFTTGVDLKWRWNLFVFSAAFVVSWICFALVFWLISYLHGDFAVRAANESFTPCVNNLDINHPFTSSFLFSLETQTTIGYGFRVVTEECPFTVFMVVVQSVFGCILDAFMIGLIMAKISRPKKRAETLMFSNKAVINMRDGQLCLMVRVGNLRKSHLVEATIRMQYIHSRETLEGEFIPLEQIDLHLDLKNDSDRLFLVTPQTICHPIDENSPLWELNAEDLPHANFEVILILEGMVEATGMTTQARASYLPNEILWGHRFQNMISFTRNNGYKVNFGKFNKTYMTPNSPHQSAKYLSCASNSEMNTLVESSMNNNKKNRQADSESSSISSIHSHQHDPSSSASDGKDSGYTAVEDLTRAYSSQTLNTENNKVLTSTTSLSDESEDNKTVSESERMGSLVNSRKSLPSSELLVDVAEEISPGKGATLVRVGEIELHKAPSNGSLKTSSSFRSAINKSNPQYSDVTVQQAKSSDDIRLLLMRGRSGDEQLAQSNAEKSFIECENNALCV, from the exons ATGGACAACATGGGGTTAAGACGCGGTCGTGTGGAAAACTACGGTTTGCCCGGATTGAGACATTCATCGTTACGTAATGG ATGTACGTTAAGAAATATATCTGAATTGCCTAGCGTGAGTGGAAGCGTGGAAATTCACAATCAAAGCAACATGAACAACTTGCGGAAAGTAAG TAACAGCAGCAGTCTTCAGGGCATGATGACATATCACATGGAAGAAGATGATCAAGTAAAAGAGAGAAGTAATCTTATATCACATAAGGGTgtcag atttataaaaaagaccGGACATTGCAATGTTAGCCATTCAAATTTAACAGACAAACCACGAAGGTTTATCGCAGATATTTTTACAACTGGTGTTGATTTAAAATGGAGATGGAACCTTTTTGTATTTAGTGCTGCGTTTGTTGTAAG tTGGATTTGTTTTGCTCTTGTCTTTTGGTTGATATCATATCTTCATGGTGATTTTGCCGTTCGAGCTGCGAATGAATCTTTTACACCCTGCGTTAACAACCTTGATATAAATCATCCTTTCACTTCTTCATTTCTATTCTCCTTGGAAACACAAACTACCATAG GATACGGATTCCGGGTAGTAACAGAGGAATGTCCATTCACTGTCTTTATGGTTGTTGTACAGTCTGTATTCGGATGCATTCTTGATGCTTTTATGATTGGTCTCATTATGGCAAAAATTTCAAG ACCAAAGAAAAGAGCAGAAACTTTGATGTTCAGCAACAAGGCCGTCATTAATATGAGAGATGGCCAATTATGTTTGATGGTGCGAGTTGGAAACTTAAGAAAAAGTCATCTTGTTGAAGCAACCATCAG gatgcaatacattcattcacgAGAAACTCTTGAAGGAGAATTCATTCCCCTTGAACAAATAGATCTTCACTTGGATCTAAAGAATGATTCTGATCGACTTTTTCTTGTAACCCCACAAACAATTTGTCATCCAATTGACGAGAACAGTCCACTGTGGGAGCTTAATGCAGAGGATCTACCTCATGCGAATTTTGAG GTAATCCTCATCTTAGAGGGCATGGTGGAAGCCACAGGCATGACAACTCAGGCAAGAGCATCATATCTTCCAAATGAAATTCTATGGGGTCATCGGTTTCAGAATATGATTTCATTTACCAGGAACAATGGATATAAAGTCAACTTTGGGAAATTTAACAAG ACATATATGACACCAAACTCGCCTCATCAAAGTGCAAAATACTTGAGTTGTGCATCCAATTCAGAAATGAATACTTTGGTGGAATCTTCAatgaacaacaacaagaaaaatagACAAGCAGACAGCGAAAGCTCAAGTATTAG TTCAATCCACAGTCACCAACATGATCCATCATCCAGTGCATCAGATGGTAAAGACTCAGGTTATACTGCAGTGGAAGATTTAACAAGAGCTTATAGTTCACAAACACTGAACACAGAGAACAACAAAGTG TTAACTTCGACCACTTCATTATCTGACGAATCTGAAGacaataaaactgtttccgAGTCAGAGCGTATGGGCTCACTTGTAAATTCGAGGAAATCTTTGCCGTCGTCAGAACTCCTGGTTGACGTCGCCGAAGAAATAAGTCCGGGAAAAGGTGCGACGCTGGTTCGTGTGGGCGAAATAGAGCTGCACAAAGCGCCATCTAACGGCTCGCTTAAAACGTCGTCATCGTTCCGAAGCGCGATCAATAAATCCAACCCTCAGTACAGTGACGTTACAGTCCAACAAGCGAAATCTTCCGACGACATCAGACTATTATTGATGCGCGGTCGCTCGGGAGATGAGCAATTGGCACAAAGTAACGCCGAAAAATCTTTTATCGAGTGCGAAAACAATGCTCTTTGCGTGTAA